Proteins encoded within one genomic window of Phototrophicus methaneseepsis:
- a CDS encoding SUMF1/EgtB/PvdO family nonheme iron enzyme — protein MNALTTPNKTLFLSYSRRQTTWCNDLYTAIDTYTHFYRWRDNKIPESADWWDSICLNIEGCYAFVAILSQDYLDSVYCMGELEYALKLNKPIIALMLHDVDYPQQLNEQRLQFARVNDLQMPQVINKILSACNQITLGYMQDAYSTDIHPRQHLRPRVPTPKASTPTPEEDAILNKQIDEVTVHGQIPTRDLMRRYNEEKNRNIRLARDLLDKIAQRQDVPIFFDVDEENKELSVAEKRFAEEERQRQRIKQVSGEYDDLAHYVSTARPQSAMKAIKRFIEAYPEFGDPQDLMAKFRPTSKSLMPAPFDWIEIPGKSYSIAKYPITNAQFAKFIEAGGYSTERWWTQAGWAQREKGSLTEPRYWTDSKWNGAEQPVVGVSWFEAVAFCLWLSETTGENIMLPTEDQWQYAAQGDDGRDYPWGNDWDCKRCNNSVKPCNSKVTTPVRHYEGKGDSPFGVVDMAGNVWEWCLTDYDNETNDINSDATDRVLRGGSWYDDITGYFRCDCRNQYYPRLTNGDRGFRLSRFN, from the coding sequence ATGAATGCACTGACAACCCCTAACAAAACGCTGTTCCTGAGCTATTCGCGCCGTCAAACGACCTGGTGTAATGATTTGTATACAGCGATTGATACCTATACTCACTTCTACCGCTGGCGCGATAACAAAATTCCTGAGAGTGCAGATTGGTGGGATAGTATCTGCCTGAACATTGAAGGATGCTACGCCTTTGTAGCGATTCTGTCTCAGGATTATCTGGATTCAGTCTATTGTATGGGTGAGCTGGAATATGCGCTTAAGCTCAACAAACCCATCATTGCTCTGATGCTGCATGATGTTGATTATCCCCAGCAATTGAATGAACAGCGGCTGCAATTCGCACGAGTCAACGATCTGCAGATGCCACAGGTCATCAACAAAATCCTGAGCGCTTGCAACCAGATCACATTAGGCTATATGCAGGATGCCTATTCAACGGATATTCATCCCCGGCAGCATTTACGTCCTCGTGTACCGACTCCCAAAGCATCGACGCCAACACCCGAAGAAGATGCGATTCTCAACAAGCAAATTGATGAAGTCACCGTACATGGGCAAATCCCAACGCGTGATTTGATGCGCCGCTACAATGAAGAGAAGAATCGTAATATTCGGTTGGCAAGGGATTTGCTGGATAAGATTGCCCAGCGCCAGGATGTACCAATATTTTTCGACGTGGATGAAGAAAACAAAGAGCTAAGCGTGGCTGAAAAACGCTTTGCTGAAGAAGAACGACAGCGACAGCGTATCAAGCAGGTGAGTGGAGAATATGACGACCTCGCTCACTATGTCAGTACCGCACGCCCCCAAAGTGCCATGAAAGCCATCAAGCGCTTTATAGAGGCTTATCCAGAGTTTGGTGACCCGCAAGACTTAATGGCAAAATTTCGACCAACCAGTAAAAGTCTGATGCCTGCTCCCTTCGATTGGATCGAGATTCCCGGCAAAAGCTACAGCATTGCCAAGTATCCCATCACCAACGCTCAATTTGCCAAATTTATCGAAGCGGGAGGTTACAGTACCGAACGATGGTGGACACAAGCAGGATGGGCACAACGTGAAAAAGGCAGTTTGACAGAACCACGCTACTGGACCGATAGCAAATGGAACGGTGCAGAACAACCCGTCGTGGGTGTATCATGGTTTGAAGCGGTTGCGTTTTGCCTATGGTTAAGCGAAACTACAGGCGAAAACATCATGCTACCTACGGAAGATCAATGGCAGTACGCCGCACAGGGTGACGATGGGCGGGATTACCCATGGGGCAATGATTGGGATTGTAAACGGTGCAATAATTCTGTGAAACCCTGCAATAGCAAAGTAACAACGCCTGTGCGACACTATGAAGGCAAAGGCGATAGCCCCTTTGGTGTGGTGGACATGGCAGGTAATGTCTGGGAGTGGTGCCTGACGGATTATGACAATGAGACCAATGATATTAATAGCGATGCTACGGATCGCGTGCTTCGCGGCGGCTCGTGGTACGACGACATTACTGGTTACTTCCGCTGCGATTGCCGTAACCAGTACTATCCACGCCTCACGAACGGCGATAGGGGATTTCGCCTTTCCCGCTTCAATTAA